DNA from Paenibacillus sp.:
ACGCGATCGGCGACGTCGAGGGGATGCTCGCGCGCATGCTCGTGGCGCTGGACGCGCTCGAGGAGAACGCATGAAGGCCGGGGCGCAGCGCCCCGGCCTTCATGCGTTCGTGCGTTACTCCGCGGCGGGCGCGAAGCCGATGTTGCGCAGCCACTCGGCGCAGGCGGACGTCCACCCCCGGGCGTACGGATGGTCCGCCGCGAGGCCGAGGCCGTGCCGTCCCGTCTCGTACACGTGCAACTCGAACGGCACCTTGTGCTTGCTGAGCGCCGCGGCGAACTGCAGGCTGTTCTCGACCGGCACCGCGCCGTCGTCGGCCGTATGCCACAGGAACGTCCGCGGCGTATCCGCGGTCACCTGCTCGTCGTTGCAGAGCGACTGCAGCAGCTCCGGCTCCGCGTCTTCTCCGATCAATAAGTTTCTCGACCCGCCATGCGCGTACGGATTCTTCAGCGTAATGACCGGATAGCAAAGCACCAGCGCGTCCGGGCGGCAAGACTGCCTGTCGATCGGATCGCTCGCCTCCGGCTGTCCGAGGTCATAATGCGTCCCCGCCGTCGACGTCAAATGACCTCCCGCGGAAAACCCGAGCATGCCGACCCGATTCGCATCGATGCCGAACTCTTCCGCGCGATGCCGCACGGTGCGAATCGCCCGCTGCGCGTCGAGCAGCGGCGCCGGATGCTTGTACGGCTGCACGCGATACCGCAGCACGAACGCCGAGATGCCGAGGCCGTTCAACCATTCGGCGATCGGCTCGCCTTCGTGGTTGGCGCGTCTCGCGTACCCGCCTCCCGGGGCGACGACGACCGCCGCATTCCCCCGACCTTCTACCAAATAAGGCGTGATGGCGGGCATGTCTTCATCCGTCGTTCCGGCGGCCAGCGGCGCCCCCTCCGGCCATAGCAGCAACGTCTCTTTCTTCGCTTCTCCCATATTCGACTGCCTCCTGAAAACCGCTATCATTCTTCTGCATTTTACCAGAGTAAGGGTTTTCTCGTAAACGAAACCGTTTACGATTTCGCGGCTCGCACACGCGGAAACGCGGAGGCGTACGGTGCCGGCGGGGCGACCTTGCCTTCGAGCCGCTCGATCGCGCGCAGCGCCCAATACGGATCGCGCAGCATGCCCCGTCCGACGGCGACGAGGTCGGCGTCGCCGTTCGCCAGCGCCGCTTCGGCGACCTCGGGCTCGTCGAGGTTGCCGACCGCGATAACGGGGACGCCGAGCTCCGCTTTGACCGCCCTCGCGTAAGGAAGCTGGTAGCCGGCGTGGCGGCCCGGCTTCCGCTCGCCGATCGGACCGTCGCCCCCGCTCGAGATGTGGAAGCCGTCCACGCCCGCGTCCCGATACCGCTTCGCGATGCCGATCAAATGCTCGAGCCCGTATCCGCCGTCTTGGTATTCGACGGCGGACAGCCGCATGAGCAGCGGCATCGATTCGGGCATGACGCTCTTGACCGCTTCGACGATCTCGACGCCGAACCGCGCCAGATCGCGACCGTATTCGTCTTCCCTCCGGTTCATGGCCGGGGAATGGAATTGGTGAATCAAATAGCCGTGCGCTCCGTGCAGCTCGATCGCGTCGAAGCCGGCGGCGACGGCGCGGCGAGCGGCGTCCCGGAACCGTCCGACGAGTTCCCGGATCTCCCCGGTCTCCAGCGCCCGCGGCACGCGGTAGTCGGCGCTGTACGGAATGGCCGACGGCGCAACTGGAACGACGCCGGGGAGCTCCCCCTTCCGCCCGGCATGCGCCAGCTGAATGCCCATCGCGGCGCCGTGCCGTCTCGCCTCCGCGACGATGCGGGCATACGCCGGGATTTGCTCGTCGCTCCACAGCCCCAAATCTTGCGGCAGCACGCGCCCGTCGGGCGTTACGTCCGTCATTTCCATAATGATGAAACCGGCTCCCCCCACCGCGCGCGACACGTAATGGATGTAATGCCACTCGTTCGGCGTGCCGTCCTCCGCTTCGACGGCGACTTGGCACATCGGCGGCATGACAATTCGGTTTTTCAACCGGAGACCCTTCCATTCGAACGGCGTCGATAATTGGATCATGACGACCTCTCCCTTCCAAACCTTTTCTAAGAAGTATAGAAGGAATCGCCCGCCGATGATATATGATGATCAATGTATTTGAAGTCCATTGGTTATAAGTTATAGTTAATTTAAGTGTTTGACTTTAAAAACGAAGGTGATGAAATATGGATTCCGTCGACTCCCGCATTTTAGCATTGCTGCAGGCGAATTCCCGCATCACGATGTCGGAATTGGGGCGCGTCATCGGCATGACTCAACCGGCTGTGACGGAGCGCGTTCGCAAGCTGGAGGACCGCGGCGTGATCAGCGGGTATCGCGCCGTGTTGTCCCCGGAGAAGCTCGGCAAACCGATCATGGCTTTCATCCTGATGCAGACGAACAGCTGCGCTGATTTCGATGCATTTTGCGAGCAATCGCCCGAAGTGGTAGACCTGTACCGTATCAGCGGACAGCACAATTTTCTGCTGAAGATCGTTACCGCTTCGATGGGCTCGCTGGAGCGGTTTACGAACTCGCTCGGCGCGTTCGGCCATTCGACGACGCTGATCGTCCTCTCCGCCCGTTTCGAGCAGAAGGCGATTTTGCCGGACATCCCGGAATCGATGTAAGACGTCAAAGCCGATTTGGGTCAGTGTCCGTTTCGCCTTCGCCTCGCCGCTCATAATCTAACAGTACGTTCCAAGGAAAGAGGTGATACGCACATGGCAGCAGTCAACTGCGGACCGGTCGGCTTCACGTCCACGGGAGCGATCCTCGTTCTGTTCATCCTGCTCGTGATCATCGCTCGCAGCATCGGTTACTAAGCGTGCGAGGGGGATTCGTCCCCCGTCCTTTTTCAAGCGGACAAGCCGTTCACGACGGACGCGATCACAATCCCTCGCAAGCGATGCCGTCGCCGTCCCCGTCGAGCCGGTGCGGATCGCGCTCCGGCCCGCCGGCCGCTTCGTAGAACGCCTGCGCTTCCCGCTGCGTCGCGAAATCGCCGCAGTCTCGATCCGGCGCCAGCGCGGCGTCGGGCGCACCGCCTTCGGGCCGTGCGCCGGAGGCGGGCGGCTGCGCCCCGTCGGCTTGCGGCGCCTCGGCCGGCGCTTCCGCGTCCATCGGCTCTTCCGCGTCCGCCGGCACTTCTGCGTCCATCGGCTCTTCCACGTCCGCCGGCGCTCCCGCGCCCCCGCCTTCCTCCTGCGCCCCGCCCCACAGCCCACGGCCCGCCTCGCGGGCTTCCCGCTGCACGCGGACGAACCGGTCCGCGAACTTGACGTTCGGCGGGATCGTCAGCACCGTCGCGTACCCTTGCGCGAGCAGCGCTTCGTTGACGAACGTGCCGTCCTCAAGGTAGACGTACGCCAGCAGCCTCCCGTATTTATCCCGCTCCTCGACGTCCGGCTCGAGGCAAGCGGCGCGGCCTTCCAGCAGCTTTTTCGCATAGGCGCTCGCTTCCTTCCCGAACGGCTCGACGGGCGTATTCGGCTTGACCGTCTCCGGCGTATCGATGCCGATCATCCGCACCGTGTCGCCGCGTCCGCCGCCTGCGTCGATTTTGAACGTATCGCCGTCGACGACCCGCGTCACCGGATAGCAGTCCCGTCCCGCCGCCGTTTCGACCTGCGCGCCGCAGCCCGACATCGCCAGCGCCGCCGCGATCCATCCCGCAAGCGCCGCGCGCCGTGCCGCCCTCGCTCCGCATCGGAGGAACGTCCGTTTTCCGCTTGTATATGTCATCTTGAGGTCCACCCTTACTTTGTACGAATGTATCTTGCTGTTACTGTATTGTAACGAATCGGGACGGCTCGCGCACGGCGGCGCCTTAGCCCCCTCCCCGGACAAACGCGTTTCGAACGTTTTCCATTGTACACCCGGCGGCAGAGCACTTATAATCGAAGGAACGACTACAGGAAAAGGTGCGAAACATGAGCATATTGACGGTAACTCACTTATCCCACGGCTTCGGCGACCGGGCGATTTTCAACGACGTGTCGTTCCGGCTGCTCAAGGGCGAGCATATCGGCCTGATCGGCGCGAACGGCGAAGGCAAATCGACGTTCATGAACATCGTGACGGGCCAGCTCGAGCCGGACGCGGGAAAAATCGAATGGGCGCGCAACGTCCGCGTCGGCTATCTCGACCAGCACGCCGCGCTGACGAAAGGGCACTCGATTCGCGACGTGCTGAAGACGGCGTTCCGCTACTTGTTCGACATGGAAGCGGAAATCAACCGCCTGTACGAAGCGATGGCGGAGGCGACGCCGGAAGAGATGGAGCGCATGCTGGAAGACGTAGGCACTTATCAGGATACGCTGCAATCGAACGATTTCTATACGATCGACGCGAAAATCGAAGAAGTAGCCCGCGGCCTCGGGCTCGACGACATCGGCCTCGAGCGCGACGTGCACGATTTGTCCGGCGGCCAGCGCACGAAGGTGCTGCTCGCGAAGCTGCTGCTCGAGAAGCCCGACATTTTGCTGTTAGATGAGCCGACGAACTATTTGGACGAGAAGCATATCGAATGGCTGAAGCGCTTTTTGCAGGAATACGAGAACGCCTTTATTTTGATTTCTCACGATATTCCGTTCCTGAACAGCGTCGTCAACTTGATTTACCATATGGCGAACCAAGAATTGACCCGTTACGTCGGCGACTACGACCACTTCGTTTCGGTGTACGAGGCGAAGCAGCAGCAGCTCGAGGCGGCGTACAAGCGCCAGCAGCAGGAAATCGAGGATTTGAAAGATTTCGTGGCGCGCAACAAGGCGCGGGTGTCGACGCGGAACATGGCGATGTCGCGGCAGAAGAAGCTCGACAAGATGGAAGTGATCGAGCTCGCGAAAGAGAAGCCGAAGCCGCAATTCCATTTCAAGGAGGCGCGGACGTCAGGGAAAACGATTTTCGAAACGCGCGGCCTCGTGATCGGGTACGACGAGCCGCTGTCCCGTCCGCTCGATCTAAAGCTGGAACGAGGCCAGAAAGTGGCGCTCGTCGGGGCGAACGGCATCGGCAAAACGACGCTGCTGCGCAGCCTGCTCGGCGAAATTCGCCCGGTGGCGGGCGAAGTGGAGCGAGGAGACTACCTGCACATCGGATACTTCGAGCAGGAAGTGAAGAATTCCAACGGCAACACGTGCATCGACGAGGTGTGGAGCGAATTCCCGTCGTACTCGCAGTTCGAGGTGCGCGCCGCGCTCGCGAAATGCGGTCTCACGACGAAGCATATCGAAAGCAAAATCGACGTGCTAAGCGGCGGCGAGAAGGCGAAGGTGCGGCTGTGCAAGCTGATCAACCGCGAAACGAACGTGCTCGTGCTCGACGAGCCGACGAACCATTTGGACGTCGACGCGAAGGACGAGCTGAAGCGCGCGCTCCGCGAATACAAAGGGACGATCCTGCTCATCTCCCACGAGCCGGAGTTTTATCGCGACATCGCGACGGACGTGTGGAACTGCGAATCTTGGACGACGAAGGTGTTTTAACGTATGGAACCGGAAGCAGCGCTTGATTTGACCACAGTGAAGCTCGTAGAGGAACTCGCGGCCAACGCGTGGGCGCCGTTCGTCGTGCAGGCGTACGGCGCATGGCGGCTGCGGGCGACGTTCGGCATTACGAAACGGGCGAACAGCGCCTGGACGGTCGGACCGCTTCCGGGAGGCGATTGGCGCGGCAACGTCGAGTCGTTCTACCGCCGCCGCGGCCTTGCGCCGTGCTTCTACATCAGCGACGCGACGCCCTCCGGCGTGACGAGCGCCCTCGCCGAAGCCGGATACGAGCCGCTCTATCCCGGCTATTTCATGATCGGCTCCGTGCGGGAGACGCTGGAGCGGACGGCCGCGGACGACCGCTTCGCGCCGGTGTACGCGGAGAACGCCGACGACCGGTGGATCGCCGATTTCATTCGGCTCGAGGGCTTCGAGCCGGCCCGCGCGCCGGCGTATGCGCATATTTTCGGCGCGATCGGCCCGGTGCGGACGTTCCTGCGCCTCGTCGACGCGGACGGAGCGCTCGTCGGCCTCGCGACCGGCGTCGCCGAGCGCGGCTGGGTCGGCGTCAGCAACGTCATCGTCGCGCCGGACCGGCGCCGCCAAGGCGTCGCCGCGCAGCTGCTCCGCGCGCTGGCCGCGTGGGCCGAGCGCGAAGGCGCGTCGCGGCTATGGCTGCAGGTGGTCGAGAGCAACGAGCCCGCGATCGCGCTGTACCGTAAAGTCGGCTTCGACATCCTTTCGCGCTTCCACTACCGGCAAGCCCGGTGAGACCGCTCCCTCTGGACTGAAGTCCGGGGGAGTTTTTTCGTATAAGCGACTTTTGTCCCTTACAGACCGCCGAAAGAACCACCAACCGCCGAATAAGAAACATTTGTCGCTTACAGACCGCCGAAAGAAGCACCAACCGCCGAATAAGAAACATTTGTCCCTTACAGACCGCCGCAAGACCCGCCAACCGCCGAATAAGGAACATTTGTCCCTTACAGACCGCCGCAAGACCCGCCAACCGCCGAATAAGGAACATTTGTCCCTAACAGCCCGCCGAAAGACCCGCCGACCGCCGAATAAGGAACATTTGTCCCTTACAGACCGCCAAAAGACCCGCCGACCGCCGAATAAGAAACATTTGTCCCTTACAGACCGCCGCCGCGCCCTCCCGAAACAAAAAAAAGCGACCGCCCCGAAGGACGATCGCCGCCGCCGGGCTTCCCCGACGCTGCTCCCGGCTTGCTGCTTACTTCGCCTGCGCGGCCAACGCCGCCTCCACCAGCGCTTCGAACGCGTCGTCGTCCTCTTCGAGGAATGCCTCGACCGCGTCGATATGCGCCTCGCTCCCCGACTCCTCGGCGAAATGGAGGCCGTAATCCCACGCGTCGCCCGCCTCGCTGAACAGCGTAATTTCGTACGCCTGCGGATGACCTTCGACGCGGAAGCGCACCTGCCCTACGTACGAGCCGTCTTCGTGACGCTTCATTTCCGCCGATCCGATATCCAATTTCATATTATTATCCCTCCTTATCGTACGTGCTAATCATCCTCCGAGCGTGCCGCCCCGTGCGCCGCCGCCTGCTCCGCTTCCCCGTCGGTCGGCCGATAGATGGGCAGCCTGACGCTGAACACCGTGCCGAGCGATCCCGACGCGACCGCGATGCTGCCTTGATGCCGCTCGATAATGCTGTAGCAGAGCGCAAGGCCCAACCCGGTGCCGTGATCCTTCGTCGTGAAGAACGGCGTGCCGAGCTTCGCCAAATCCGCCTCCGGAATGCCCGGTCCTTCGTCTTTGACGTCGATGACCGCCTCGCCCCCGTCCGTATACGTCCGAATCGTCAACAGGCCGCCCGGCTGCATCGCTTCCAGCCCGTTCTTGGACAGGTTCAGCAGCACCTGCCGCATTTCCTTCTCGTCCACCCGCAGCAGCACGTCCTTCGCCTCGTGCACGACCGTCACCTGCTTCTCCGCCATGACGGCGACCGCCTGCAGCAGCGGGAGGATCGAATCGACGATATCCGCCATCGCGTGGACCGCGAAGTGGCTTTCCTTATTGCCCGCGAGCGATAAATATTCGGTAATGATCGAATTCGCCCGCAGCAACTCGGACAGCATCAGGTCGATATGCTCGCGCGGGAGCGGCTGCTCGCTTTTGCGCCACATTTGCAAGAAGCCTTGAATCGTCGTCATCGGGTTGCGGATCTCGTGCGCGATGCCGGCCGCCATCTCCCCGATCAAATTCAATCGGTCGAGCCGGTTCAAGTGCTTCTGCAGCGCGACCCGCTCCGAAATGTCGGTGATGACGATCAACTCGCACGCCTCGTCGTTCACCTCGAGCATCTGCGTCGACAGCAGTCCCTGCCTCGTTTCTCCTTTGCTCGTGACGTATTCGATTTGGCGGGAGCCGAGCTCGCTCTTTTCCGACGACCGGATGCGAAGCGCGTCGCCGCCCAGCGCGTTCATCTGCTCCACGTTGTACCCCGACGTTTTCTCCCACGCGTCGTTGACGTCGAGATATTTGCCGTCGTGCACGCGGCGTATGGCGATCATGTTCGGATTCGTGTAAAACATCGTCCGAAACCGGCGCTGCGA
Protein-coding regions in this window:
- a CDS encoding tRNA-dihydrouridine synthase, translating into MIQLSTPFEWKGLRLKNRIVMPPMCQVAVEAEDGTPNEWHYIHYVSRAVGGAGFIIMEMTDVTPDGRVLPQDLGLWSDEQIPAYARIVAEARRHGAAMGIQLAHAGRKGELPGVVPVAPSAIPYSADYRVPRALETGEIRELVGRFRDAARRAVAAGFDAIELHGAHGYLIHQFHSPAMNRREDEYGRDLARFGVEIVEAVKSVMPESMPLLMRLSAVEYQDGGYGLEHLIGIAKRYRDAGVDGFHISSGGDGPIGERKPGRHAGYQLPYARAVKAELGVPVIAVGNLDEPEVAEAALANGDADLVAVGRGMLRDPYWALRAIERLEGKVAPPAPYASAFPRVRAAKS
- a CDS encoding GNAT family N-acetyltransferase, producing the protein MEPEAALDLTTVKLVEELAANAWAPFVVQAYGAWRLRATFGITKRANSAWTVGPLPGGDWRGNVESFYRRRGLAPCFYISDATPSGVTSALAEAGYEPLYPGYFMIGSVRETLERTAADDRFAPVYAENADDRWIADFIRLEGFEPARAPAYAHIFGAIGPVRTFLRLVDADGALVGLATGVAERGWVGVSNVIVAPDRRRQGVAAQLLRALAAWAEREGASRLWLQVVESNEPAIALYRKVGFDILSRFHYRQAR
- a CDS encoding ABC-F family ATP-binding cassette domain-containing protein; its protein translation is MSILTVTHLSHGFGDRAIFNDVSFRLLKGEHIGLIGANGEGKSTFMNIVTGQLEPDAGKIEWARNVRVGYLDQHAALTKGHSIRDVLKTAFRYLFDMEAEINRLYEAMAEATPEEMERMLEDVGTYQDTLQSNDFYTIDAKIEEVARGLGLDDIGLERDVHDLSGGQRTKVLLAKLLLEKPDILLLDEPTNYLDEKHIEWLKRFLQEYENAFILISHDIPFLNSVVNLIYHMANQELTRYVGDYDHFVSVYEAKQQQLEAAYKRQQQEIEDLKDFVARNKARVSTRNMAMSRQKKLDKMEVIELAKEKPKPQFHFKEARTSGKTIFETRGLVIGYDEPLSRPLDLKLERGQKVALVGANGIGKTTLLRSLLGEIRPVAGEVERGDYLHIGYFEQEVKNSNGNTCIDEVWSEFPSYSQFEVRAALAKCGLTTKHIESKIDVLSGGEKAKVRLCKLINRETNVLVLDEPTNHLDVDAKDELKRALREYKGTILLISHEPEFYRDIATDVWNCESWTTKVF
- a CDS encoding alpha/beta hydrolase → MGEAKKETLLLWPEGAPLAAGTTDEDMPAITPYLVEGRGNAAVVVAPGGGYARRANHEGEPIAEWLNGLGISAFVLRYRVQPYKHPAPLLDAQRAIRTVRHRAEEFGIDANRVGMLGFSAGGHLTSTAGTHYDLGQPEASDPIDRQSCRPDALVLCYPVITLKNPYAHGGSRNLLIGEDAEPELLQSLCNDEQVTADTPRTFLWHTADDGAVPVENSLQFAAALSKHKVPFELHVYETGRHGLGLAADHPYARGWTSACAEWLRNIGFAPAAE
- a CDS encoding Lrp/AsnC family transcriptional regulator, with protein sequence MDSVDSRILALLQANSRITMSELGRVIGMTQPAVTERVRKLEDRGVISGYRAVLSPEKLGKPIMAFILMQTNSCADFDAFCEQSPEVVDLYRISGQHNFLLKIVTASMGSLERFTNSLGAFGHSTTLIVLSARFEQKAILPDIPESM
- a CDS encoding YjcZ family sporulation protein, encoding MAAVNCGPVGFTSTGAILVLFILLVIIARSIGY
- a CDS encoding ATP-binding protein, with translation MNARMNDRGVEPMSNERSDAMVPDEIVEILMVDDRPENLLALEATLESPSYRLVGKTSGEDALRYVLNSDLRRLALILMDVQMPGMDGYETAMLMRERKELRQVPIIFITATYKSKTNVKQGYFSGSIDYIFKPFDPDVLRWKVENFVSMYRHQRELKLKNALLVQRNQEIERVNQRLLEAERELLLHQKVLEQMVEARTKQLREANQEIYQSQRRFRTMFYTNPNMIAIRRVHDGKYLDVNDAWEKTSGYNVEQMNALGGDALRIRSSEKSELGSRQIEYVTSKGETRQGLLSTQMLEVNDEACELIVITDISERVALQKHLNRLDRLNLIGEMAAGIAHEIRNPMTTIQGFLQMWRKSEQPLPREHIDLMLSELLRANSIITEYLSLAGNKESHFAVHAMADIVDSILPLLQAVAVMAEKQVTVVHEAKDVLLRVDEKEMRQVLLNLSKNGLEAMQPGGLLTIRTYTDGGEAVIDVKDEGPGIPEADLAKLGTPFFTTKDHGTGLGLALCYSIIERHQGSIAVASGSLGTVFSVRLPIYRPTDGEAEQAAAHGAARSEDD
- a CDS encoding thermonuclease family protein — encoded protein: MTYTSGKRTFLRCGARAARRAALAGWIAAALAMSGCGAQVETAAGRDCYPVTRVVDGDTFKIDAGGGRGDTVRMIGIDTPETVKPNTPVEPFGKEASAYAKKLLEGRAACLEPDVEERDKYGRLLAYVYLEDGTFVNEALLAQGYATVLTIPPNVKFADRFVRVQREAREAGRGLWGGAQEEGGGAGAPADVEEPMDAEVPADAEEPMDAEAPAEAPQADGAQPPASGARPEGGAPDAALAPDRDCGDFATQREAQAFYEAAGGPERDPHRLDGDGDGIACEGL